The Deinococcus sonorensis KR-87 genome includes a window with the following:
- a CDS encoding Hsp20/alpha crystallin family protein, translating to MMRFDPFREIEELSQRVDRAFGQATQAPVRFAPPVDVHEDASGLELSLDLPGVKPEDISVDAESQTLTIQAERRYSRTEGRTAHRVERAYGTYSRTFSVPAKYDLSKVEATFENGSLTLRVPRSEAAQKRSITVKSGGTTLNANALNNDNPSA from the coding sequence ATGATGCGATTTGATCCTTTCCGCGAAATCGAAGAACTCAGCCAGCGCGTTGACCGTGCATTCGGTCAGGCCACCCAGGCGCCCGTCCGCTTCGCCCCCCCCGTCGACGTTCATGAGGACGCCAGCGGCCTCGAACTCTCCCTGGACCTGCCGGGCGTCAAGCCCGAGGACATCAGCGTCGACGCCGAAAGCCAGACGCTGACCATCCAGGCCGAGCGCCGCTACAGCCGCACGGAAGGCCGCACCGCCCACCGCGTCGAGCGCGCCTACGGCACCTACTCCCGCACCTTCAGCGTCCCGGCCAAGTACGACCTCTCCAAGGTCGAGGCCACCTTCGAGAATGGCAGCCTGACCCTGCGTGTTCCCCGCAGCGAAGCCGCCCAGAAGCGCAGCATCACGGTGAAGTCCGGTGGGACGACGCTGAATGCCAACGCCCTGAACAACGACAACCCCAGCGCCTGA